One window of Novosphingobium sp. P6W genomic DNA carries:
- a CDS encoding F0F1 ATP synthase subunit A produces MAAEAKLDPMHQFQLEKLAGADWNIAGYNVAFTNSALWMAIATLALIVFVAGGMKRAVVPGRWQMAVETFTGFIDGMLAANVGKNGKKYVPYIFSLFMFILFANFLGLMPLGVVGVHAFTFTSHFSATGVLAVLSFAIVLIVGFSKHGLHFFSLFVPHGTPVGMIPIIFVVELISFLVRPFSLGLRLFVAMMAGHVLLEVLSSFVISGGNNGPIMFVIAGVPSFVLMVGICALELLVAGIQAYVFALLTCVYLNDAENLH; encoded by the coding sequence GTGGCAGCCGAAGCGAAGCTCGACCCGATGCACCAGTTCCAGCTCGAGAAGCTGGCGGGCGCGGACTGGAACATTGCCGGTTACAACGTCGCTTTCACCAATAGCGCGCTGTGGATGGCCATTGCGACGCTTGCGTTGATCGTCTTCGTTGCGGGCGGCATGAAGCGCGCCGTCGTGCCTGGCCGCTGGCAGATGGCTGTCGAGACCTTCACCGGTTTCATCGACGGCATGCTGGCCGCCAACGTCGGCAAGAACGGCAAGAAGTACGTTCCGTACATCTTCTCGCTGTTCATGTTCATCCTGTTCGCGAACTTCCTTGGCCTGATGCCGCTCGGCGTCGTCGGCGTGCACGCCTTCACCTTCACCAGCCACTTCTCGGCTACGGGTGTTCTGGCGGTGCTGTCCTTCGCGATCGTGCTTATCGTCGGCTTCTCGAAGCACGGCCTTCACTTCTTCTCGCTGTTCGTGCCGCACGGCACTCCGGTTGGCATGATCCCGATCATCTTCGTGGTCGAGCTGATCTCGTTCCTGGTGCGCCCGTTCAGCCTCGGCCTGCGACTGTTCGTCGCGATGATGGCCGGCCACGTCCTGCTTGAGGTGCTTTCGAGCTTCGTCATCAGCGGCGGTAACAACGGCCCGATTATGTTCGTGATCGCCGGTGTTCCCAGCTTTGTCCTGATGGTCGGCATCTGCGCTCTCGAGCTGCTGGTCGCTGGTATCCAGGCATACGTTTTCGCTCTTCTCACTTGCGTCTATCTGAACGACGCAGAGAACCTTCACTGA
- a CDS encoding AtpZ/AtpI family protein — MTDEPPVRDPVGEDARIDSLDERLKALREREDERNRPKAGAETDASYRLGNRVLSELLGGLAGGLFLGWLIDHFAGTSPWGLMVMLFVGIGIAFRNIIRITNRRPD, encoded by the coding sequence ATGACCGACGAGCCACCTGTCCGAGACCCTGTGGGGGAGGATGCGCGCATCGATTCGCTTGACGAAAGGCTGAAAGCCCTTCGCGAGCGGGAAGACGAACGCAACCGACCGAAGGCCGGTGCGGAAACCGATGCGAGCTATCGCCTTGGCAACCGCGTCCTTTCGGAACTGCTGGGGGGTCTTGCGGGCGGACTGTTCCTGGGGTGGTTGATCGACCATTTCGCTGGTACGTCCCCCTGGGGTCTGATGGTGATGCTGTTCGTTGGAATCGGTATTGCCTTCAGGAACATAATCCGGATTACGAACCGGCGCCCGGACTGA
- a CDS encoding YdbL family protein — translation MTRIRFSGAVVATVLMVSGISAAHADGRSPAYTAARAAGQVGEQNDGYLGVVGSQGADIAAMVRDLNNQRRAVYTGAAAGKSTIQEYAFTTGCKLIRDTKAGEKYQGLDGSWKTRGSGAPELDPRCP, via the coding sequence ATGACGAGGATCCGTTTTTCCGGCGCTGTTGTCGCCACGGTTCTCATGGTTTCCGGTATTTCTGCAGCCCATGCCGACGGCCGCAGCCCGGCCTACACCGCCGCGCGTGCCGCTGGGCAGGTGGGTGAGCAGAATGATGGCTATCTGGGCGTGGTGGGCAGTCAGGGCGCCGATATCGCCGCGATGGTGCGTGACCTCAACAACCAGCGCCGGGCGGTCTACACCGGCGCTGCGGCGGGCAAGAGCACGATTCAGGAATATGCCTTCACCACCGGCTGCAAGCTGATCCGCGACACCAAGGCGGGTGAGAAGTATCAGGGCCTCGACGGTTCGTGGAAAACACGCGGCAGCGGTGCACCGGAACTCGATCCGCGCTGCCCGTGA
- a CDS encoding YnbE family lipoprotein, whose translation MNDGHENIEQLAGTRSGRRAVRAAGMAAMMMTVSGAFGLGGCIQVAAPDKPIVIELNINIRQEVVYRLAADAAKTVDENKGIF comes from the coding sequence ATGAATGACGGGCATGAAAATATCGAGCAGCTGGCAGGCACAAGGTCCGGAAGGCGCGCCGTTCGCGCTGCAGGGATGGCCGCGATGATGATGACGGTTTCGGGAGCGTTCGGGCTCGGCGGGTGCATACAGGTTGCAGCACCCGACAAGCCGATCGTCATCGAACTGAACATCAACATCAGGCAGGAAGTGGTCTACCGTCTTGCCGCCGACGCGGCCAAGACCGTGGATGAGAACAAGGGAATATTCTGA
- a CDS encoding YdbH domain-containing protein, with product MSQEQDHSPENHDAATGDTSGGASSGVRLDPRLMGPVRWLRKWRGPILVVEGLLLLSLGAAWLARKEIADNLIESQLDSLGLPARYEIVSIGPAEQVIRNLSIGDPKRPDLTVQELRIATRLSWGLPGIGRITVIKPRLYGSYRDGKVSFGSLDKVLFSGEAGPFTMPDLDLGVVDGRALLDSDHGRIGVKLAGEGALRGGFAGEIAALSPGIEVDGCKAGRTTLYGKLTTSAAKPRFVGPVRMDGLACPGSGLQLAKAGVQLDLTLDEALDGGEGSLGIAAGRGRYGAQKIAGLSGKGRVTYRKKSLNATYRITAQGLETPQARLASLVFDGRARSTGGLARFDVEGDLTGRGAALGDTLGRAMLSAQNSAAGTLGEPIAAQVRGALAREMRGSTLDANLIVRNSHEGLSLVVTRGSLRGGSGASLLAVSRLQALFGKGAPHVTGNFATGGQQLPQVWGRMETADNGRLTMQVAMPDYRAGSAVIGVPRLSLVQDRDGALGFTGQVLLSGALPGGSTRNMLLPLDGRWGADGNLAVWRGCSDVSFDALSFSSLTIDKRRLTLCPSRGGAIVQGAPENLTIAAGVTSLDLSGRLGETPIRIASGPIGFAIGGTGDLRNGGVLKAGAIKVALGPAQTASHFAISRLDARLGKDVAGTFDEADIGLAAVPLDMKQAAGTWRYAGGVLQIDGGRFTLVDRQPVARFQPLVARDATLRLEGNRITAQALLREPTTDREIVRAAIAHDLSSAAGHADLAVNGIIFDERLQADTLSGMLLGVVSGLKGQVHGTGRIDWNTRAVTSHGRFATGGVDFAAAFGPVQGLSGEVVFTDLLGMVTAPAQKVHIASANPGIEVTDGTLSYEVKPGYYLQINGAQWPFMEGTLNLDPAHMQIGVAETRYYTLRVTGLNAATFVQHLEMENISATGTFDGEMPLIFDENGGRIENGFLRSRMPGGNVSYNGALTYKDLSAMGNFAFAALKSVNYKDMEIGLAGSLSGEILTRISFDGLSQGQNASRNFITKQIAKLPIRFVVNLRAPFFSLFGSMRSLYDPAFVADPRMLGLLDADGKRRESAPDATVIPPALPSTAIQPPVSEKKP from the coding sequence ATGTCGCAAGAGCAGGACCATTCCCCCGAAAACCATGATGCCGCCACCGGGGATACGTCCGGCGGCGCGAGCAGTGGTGTGCGTCTGGATCCCAGGCTGATGGGCCCGGTACGCTGGCTGCGCAAATGGCGCGGGCCGATCCTTGTCGTCGAGGGGTTGCTGCTGCTGTCGCTGGGCGCTGCCTGGCTGGCCCGCAAGGAGATCGCGGACAACCTCATCGAAAGCCAGCTCGATTCGCTGGGCTTGCCTGCACGCTACGAGATCGTCAGCATCGGCCCTGCCGAGCAGGTGATACGCAACCTTTCCATCGGCGATCCGAAGCGGCCCGACCTTACGGTTCAGGAACTGCGTATCGCCACGCGGCTGTCGTGGGGGCTGCCGGGCATCGGGCGAATCACCGTCATCAAGCCGCGGCTCTACGGTTCGTACCGGGACGGCAAGGTCAGCTTCGGTAGTCTGGACAAGGTGCTGTTCTCCGGCGAGGCCGGGCCTTTCACCATGCCCGATCTCGACCTGGGCGTGGTCGACGGGCGGGCGTTGCTGGACAGCGACCATGGCCGCATCGGCGTGAAGCTGGCGGGTGAGGGCGCGCTGCGCGGCGGCTTCGCGGGAGAGATCGCCGCGCTGTCGCCCGGCATCGAGGTGGACGGCTGCAAGGCCGGGCGCACCACGCTTTACGGCAAGCTCACCACTTCTGCCGCGAAACCGAGATTCGTCGGGCCGGTGCGGATGGACGGATTGGCCTGTCCCGGTAGCGGGCTGCAACTGGCTAAGGCGGGTGTGCAACTCGACCTGACGCTGGACGAGGCGCTGGACGGGGGCGAGGGCAGCCTTGGCATCGCCGCAGGCCGGGGTCGGTACGGCGCGCAGAAGATCGCCGGGCTTTCGGGCAAGGGCCGCGTCACGTACCGCAAGAAGTCTCTCAACGCGACTTACCGGATAACCGCGCAGGGGCTGGAAACGCCGCAGGCCCGCCTTGCGAGCCTGGTGTTCGACGGGCGCGCGCGCTCCACCGGCGGCCTCGCGCGCTTCGATGTGGAGGGTGACCTGACCGGCCGGGGCGCCGCGCTTGGCGATACGCTGGGCCGCGCGATGCTCTCCGCGCAGAATTCCGCCGCCGGCACGCTGGGCGAACCGATCGCAGCGCAAGTGCGCGGCGCGCTGGCCCGTGAAATGCGCGGCAGCACGCTGGATGCCAATCTTATCGTGCGCAATTCGCACGAGGGCCTCAGCCTTGTCGTCACGCGCGGTTCGCTGCGCGGCGGGAGCGGGGCTTCGCTGCTTGCCGTGTCGCGCTTGCAAGCGCTGTTCGGCAAGGGCGCGCCGCACGTCACCGGCAATTTCGCGACTGGTGGTCAGCAGCTGCCGCAGGTCTGGGGCCGCATGGAGACGGCGGACAATGGCCGCCTGACGATGCAGGTGGCCATGCCCGATTACCGCGCCGGTTCAGCCGTGATCGGCGTGCCGCGCCTTTCGCTGGTGCAGGACCGCGACGGCGCGCTCGGCTTTACCGGACAAGTCCTGCTGAGCGGCGCCTTGCCGGGCGGCAGCACCCGCAACATGCTGCTGCCGCTCGACGGACGCTGGGGCGCAGACGGCAATCTGGCGGTGTGGCGGGGTTGCAGCGATGTTTCCTTCGACGCCCTCAGCTTCTCCAGCCTGACCATCGACAAGCGGCGCCTGACACTATGCCCGTCTCGCGGCGGGGCAATCGTGCAGGGCGCTCCCGAAAACCTGACTATCGCGGCGGGCGTCACCTCGCTCGACTTGTCCGGGCGGCTGGGCGAAACGCCGATCCGCATCGCCAGCGGCCCGATTGGTTTCGCCATAGGCGGTACGGGCGATCTGAGGAATGGCGGCGTCCTCAAGGCGGGCGCGATCAAGGTCGCTCTCGGTCCGGCGCAGACCGCGTCGCACTTCGCGATCAGCCGTCTCGACGCGCGGCTGGGCAAGGACGTCGCGGGCACGTTCGACGAAGCCGACATCGGCCTTGCCGCTGTCCCGCTCGACATGAAACAGGCGGCGGGCACATGGCGCTATGCCGGCGGCGTGCTCCAGATCGACGGCGGGCGCTTCACGCTGGTCGACCGCCAGCCGGTCGCGCGGTTCCAGCCGCTGGTAGCGCGCGATGCGACACTGCGGCTCGAAGGCAACCGCATCACCGCGCAGGCGCTGCTGCGCGAGCCGACCACGGACCGGGAAATCGTCCGCGCGGCCATCGCCCACGACTTGTCCAGCGCCGCCGGCCATGCCGACCTCGCGGTGAACGGCATCATCTTCGACGAGCGGCTCCAGGCAGATACGCTGTCCGGCATGCTGCTGGGCGTCGTCTCGGGGCTGAAGGGGCAGGTCCACGGCACTGGCCGGATCGACTGGAACACCAGGGCGGTGACCAGCCACGGCCGTTTCGCCACCGGAGGCGTCGATTTCGCAGCGGCCTTCGGTCCGGTGCAGGGACTGTCGGGCGAAGTGGTGTTCACCGATCTGCTCGGCATGGTCACGGCGCCTGCCCAGAAGGTCCATATCGCTTCGGCCAATCCGGGCATCGAGGTGACCGACGGCACGCTGTCCTATGAAGTGAAGCCGGGCTACTATCTCCAGATCAACGGTGCGCAGTGGCCCTTCATGGAAGGCACGCTGAACCTCGACCCCGCGCACATGCAGATCGGTGTGGCCGAAACGCGCTATTACACCCTGCGCGTCACTGGCCTCAACGCAGCGACTTTCGTGCAGCATCTCGAGATGGAAAACATCAGCGCCACCGGCACGTTCGACGGCGAGATGCCGCTGATTTTCGATGAAAACGGTGGCCGGATCGAGAACGGGTTCCTGCGCTCCCGCATGCCGGGGGGCAATGTTTCGTATAATGGCGCGCTGACCTACAAGGACCTTTCGGCGATGGGCAATTTCGCCTTCGCAGCGCTCAAATCTGTGAACTACAAGGACATGGAAATCGGGCTGGCCGGTTCGCTTTCAGGCGAAATCCTGACGCGGATCAGCTTCGACGGGCTGAGCCAAGGGCAGAATGCCAGCCGGAATTTCATCACCAAGCAGATTGCCAAGCTGCCGATCCGTTTTGTGGTCAACCTCAGGGCACCGTTCTTCAGCCTGTTCGGCTCGATGCGCTCGCTTTACGATCCCGCTTTCGTGGCCGATCCCCGGATGCTGGGCCTGCTCGATGCGGACGGCAAGCGCCGCGAATCGGCGCCAGATGCCACTGTCATCCCCCCGGCGCTTCCATCCACCGCCATTCAGCCTCCAGTCAGCGAGAAAAAGCCATGA
- the radC gene encoding DNA repair protein RadC — protein MPEQPPLFDDAAGTLADAGPAAPPGAGNDPSGHRGRLRKRLLEGGAEALGDHEVIELLLMQAVPRRDMKPLARTLLQRFGSLAGVLQTDPRTLAAHPGMGEASAAALRIVTVAATRMARQKVREAPVIGSWQALIDYLTIDMAHLTVERVRVLYLNTRNMLILDDLVGEGSIDEAAIHPREVIRRALDLGAAALILVHNHPSGSPQPSRADIEITNRIAEAGRLLGVSVHDHVVIGREGYVSLKAKGLI, from the coding sequence ATGCCCGAACAACCCCCACTCTTCGATGACGCTGCCGGCACTTTGGCCGATGCAGGCCCCGCTGCGCCTCCCGGTGCCGGCAACGATCCCAGCGGTCATCGCGGAAGGCTGCGCAAGCGGCTGCTCGAAGGCGGGGCAGAGGCTTTGGGCGATCACGAAGTCATTGAACTCCTGTTGATGCAGGCCGTTCCCCGCCGCGATATGAAGCCGCTGGCGCGCACGCTGCTACAGCGTTTCGGCTCGCTCGCCGGTGTGTTGCAGACCGACCCGCGCACGCTGGCCGCTCACCCCGGCATGGGCGAGGCGAGTGCGGCGGCGCTGCGCATCGTCACCGTGGCCGCCACCCGCATGGCGCGCCAGAAAGTGCGCGAGGCCCCGGTGATCGGATCGTGGCAGGCCCTGATCGACTATCTGACGATCGACATGGCCCACCTGACGGTTGAGCGAGTGCGCGTACTTTATCTCAATACCCGCAACATGCTGATCCTCGACGATCTCGTGGGCGAAGGCTCCATCGACGAAGCGGCGATCCACCCGCGTGAGGTCATCCGCCGCGCGTTGGACCTGGGCGCGGCTGCGCTGATTCTGGTGCACAATCACCCTTCCGGCTCGCCTCAGCCCAGCCGCGCCGACATCGAGATCACCAACCGCATCGCCGAAGCCGGACGGTTGCTGGGCGTAAGCGTGCACGACCATGTCGTGATCGGGCGCGAAGGCTATGTCAGCCTCAAGGCTAAGGGGCTGATCTGA
- a CDS encoding NRDE family protein, protein MCVAAIAWDAHPDWLLVAIGNRDEYHARPAAPLARWDHGSGIIAGTDLIGGGTWLGVTEPQDGDGARFALVTNYRVPEGAQLGRPSRGKLVTDLLAGIEPGELDEEMARMNPFNLIFAGGGRASFLTNHPKVETRALSAGIHGLSNGGFDVPWPKTLQVGQAITDWFAAGEADFEPLFTALRDEKPAASPKRPELGPEPRFAPVFIRGETYGTRCSTVIAVDRQGQGTIIERSFDALGRNSGEARIGFAWPPA, encoded by the coding sequence ATGTGCGTCGCCGCCATCGCCTGGGATGCCCATCCCGACTGGCTGCTCGTCGCCATCGGCAACCGCGACGAATACCATGCCCGCCCCGCCGCGCCGCTGGCGCGCTGGGACCATGGCAGCGGGATCATCGCCGGCACCGATCTCATCGGCGGAGGAACGTGGCTGGGCGTAACCGAACCCCAGGACGGCGATGGCGCACGGTTTGCCCTCGTCACCAATTACCGCGTGCCGGAAGGCGCGCAGCTCGGCCGCCCCTCACGCGGTAAGCTGGTCACCGACCTGCTCGCCGGAATCGAGCCCGGCGAACTGGACGAGGAGATGGCGCGGATGAATCCGTTCAATCTCATTTTTGCAGGCGGCGGCCGCGCCTCGTTCCTGACCAACCACCCAAAGGTAGAGACGCGCGCGCTTTCGGCCGGCATTCACGGACTGTCGAACGGCGGGTTTGACGTTCCCTGGCCCAAAACACTGCAGGTCGGTCAGGCGATCACAGACTGGTTCGCTGCCGGCGAGGCGGATTTCGAGCCATTGTTCACCGCGCTGCGCGACGAGAAGCCCGCTGCCAGTCCCAAGCGCCCTGAACTCGGCCCGGAACCGCGCTTCGCCCCGGTTTTCATTCGCGGCGAGACCTACGGCACGCGGTGCAGCACGGTGATCGCGGTCGACCGGCAAGGACAAGGCACTATCATCGAACGCAGTTTCGACGCGCTCGGCAGGAACAGCGGCGAAGCGCGAATCGGTTTCGCGTGGCCCCCGGCCTAG
- a CDS encoding diguanylate cyclase domain-containing protein, whose protein sequence is MPSIRPIFAPFASGVLCFVLSVAMIKYLSFQGNLASVWPANAVVLAQLLARPRREWGRYLVAAFIAIAAAGAFTRGALSAPVGFGVANVVEIALASWLLRGPVDAGGRLLHHHASVGRFVICAGIIAPGVGALLGAVIAAIGFHLPIGVSLATKFSADALGLMIFTPFFFGLFHGDYRASIRAASRAERAQMLLLLVAVLAVSVSVFAQNRYPLLFLPMVPLMLVAFRLGWEGTSLGVMLVAVTGGVATCYGHGPVSLSAGDMAVKLVFLQFYLATVLMLMLPVAAALAARRDLIDRLSESERSLGLLADRSAIVLLRFSAEGACTRVVGDVATLVGESPDRLLGAHIGELDPPLGVALFGAHLRAGTSDRPVIIEVERPGGIWIEATFRAERDEQGIMTGSAATLVDVTARKAREGELSRLAETDELTGLSNRAGFLRRFEAALADPPADGLSIALIDVDRFKSLNDELGHVAGDAALAEIGRRIAGNLRATDLVARLGGDEFVVMLGTADPEVAQEICRRMVESVSAAPVTLPLGGEAETRISCGLVHRMPGQGGIDLLNRADMALYAAKRGGRNQLIAA, encoded by the coding sequence ATGCCGAGCATCAGGCCCATCTTCGCTCCTTTCGCCAGCGGCGTTCTATGCTTCGTTCTGTCGGTGGCGATGATCAAGTACCTCAGCTTTCAGGGCAACCTGGCCTCGGTATGGCCTGCGAACGCGGTGGTTCTGGCGCAATTGCTGGCGCGCCCGCGCCGCGAATGGGGGCGATATCTTGTCGCCGCATTCATCGCCATCGCCGCTGCCGGCGCCTTCACGCGCGGCGCGCTGTCGGCGCCCGTCGGTTTCGGGGTAGCAAACGTCGTCGAGATCGCGCTTGCCTCATGGTTGCTGCGCGGCCCTGTCGATGCAGGTGGGCGCCTGCTTCACCATCACGCCTCGGTAGGCCGCTTCGTGATCTGCGCCGGGATAATCGCACCCGGCGTAGGGGCGCTGCTGGGGGCGGTGATCGCAGCCATTGGCTTCCATCTGCCGATCGGAGTTTCGCTGGCGACCAAGTTCAGCGCCGACGCGCTGGGACTGATGATCTTCACGCCGTTCTTCTTCGGCCTTTTCCACGGCGACTACCGCGCCAGCATTCGCGCCGCATCACGGGCGGAGCGGGCGCAGATGCTGTTGCTGCTCGTCGCCGTGCTGGCGGTGAGCGTCTCCGTATTCGCGCAGAACCGCTATCCGCTGCTGTTCCTGCCGATGGTGCCGCTGATGCTTGTCGCCTTCCGACTTGGCTGGGAGGGCACCAGCCTGGGCGTCATGCTGGTGGCGGTGACGGGCGGTGTGGCGACGTGCTACGGCCATGGTCCGGTCAGCCTTTCTGCGGGCGACATGGCGGTGAAGCTGGTCTTCCTGCAATTCTACCTCGCCACTGTCCTGATGCTGATGTTGCCGGTCGCCGCTGCGCTGGCCGCGCGCCGCGACCTGATCGACCGGCTCAGCGAAAGCGAACGCTCGCTCGGGCTGCTGGCGGACCGTTCCGCCATCGTCCTGCTGCGTTTTTCGGCCGAGGGTGCCTGCACCCGCGTGGTGGGCGATGTGGCGACGCTTGTCGGCGAGAGCCCAGACCGGCTGCTGGGCGCCCACATCGGCGAACTGGATCCGCCGCTGGGCGTGGCGCTGTTCGGTGCTCACTTGCGCGCTGGTACCAGCGACCGGCCGGTCATCATCGAGGTGGAACGCCCAGGCGGCATCTGGATCGAGGCGACCTTTCGCGCCGAACGCGATGAGCAGGGCATCATGACCGGCTCGGCGGCGACACTGGTCGACGTGACGGCGCGCAAGGCCCGCGAAGGCGAACTCTCCCGCCTGGCCGAAACGGACGAATTGACCGGCCTTTCCAACCGCGCAGGCTTTCTGCGCCGGTTCGAGGCGGCACTTGCCGATCCGCCCGCCGACGGGCTGAGCATCGCACTGATCGACGTGGACCGCTTCAAGTCGTTGAACGACGAACTTGGCCATGTCGCTGGGGATGCCGCGCTGGCTGAAATTGGCCGCCGGATTGCCGGGAACCTGCGCGCTACCGATCTTGTCGCGCGGCTGGGCGGGGATGAATTCGTAGTGATGCTGGGCACCGCCGATCCCGAAGTCGCGCAGGAAATCTGCCGCCGGATGGTGGAGAGCGTCTCGGCGGCGCCGGTCACCCTGCCGCTGGGCGGAGAGGCCGAGACGCGCATCAGTTGCGGTCTGGTCCACCGGATGCCGGGGCAGGGCGGTATCGACCTGCTCAACCGTGCCGACATGGCGCTCTATGCCGCCAAGCGCGGCGGGCGCAACCAGCTGATCGCGGCTTAG
- the purB gene encoding adenylosuccinate lyase, with the protein MVPRYSRPAMSAIWEPEARYRIWFEIEAHAAVKMGEMGTVPPSAGKALWDWWATNPKIDVAAIDAIEAVTKHDVIAFLDWVAQQVGPEARFMHQGMTSSDVLDTTLNVQLVKAADILIADLDALLAAIERRAQEHKYTPTIGRSHGIHAEPVTFGLKLAQAHAEFSRNRARLVLAREDVATCAISGAVGTFANVDPVVEEYVAEKMGLGIEPVSTQVIPRDRHAMFFAVLGVIASSIERLAVEVRHLQRTEVLEAEEYFSPGQKGSSAMPHKRNPILTENLTGLARLVRSAVVPAMENVALWHERDISHSSVERFIGPDATITLDFALGRLTGVIDKLLIYPARMQKNLDRMGGLVHSQRVLLALTQAGLSRDDSYRLVQRNAMKVWESDGELSLLELLKADADVTAALPVEVIEDKFNLDYHFKHVDTIFARVFG; encoded by the coding sequence ATGGTCCCCCGCTATTCCCGCCCAGCGATGTCCGCGATCTGGGAACCCGAAGCGCGCTACCGCATCTGGTTCGAGATCGAAGCACACGCCGCCGTGAAGATGGGTGAGATGGGCACCGTGCCGCCAAGCGCCGGCAAGGCCCTGTGGGACTGGTGGGCAACGAACCCCAAGATCGACGTCGCCGCAATCGACGCGATCGAAGCCGTCACCAAGCACGACGTCATCGCCTTCCTCGACTGGGTTGCCCAGCAGGTCGGCCCGGAAGCGCGCTTCATGCACCAGGGCATGACCAGCTCCGACGTGCTGGACACCACGCTCAACGTGCAGCTGGTGAAGGCCGCCGACATCCTCATCGCCGACCTCGACGCGCTGCTCGCAGCGATCGAGCGCCGCGCGCAGGAGCACAAGTACACCCCCACTATCGGCCGCAGCCACGGCATCCATGCCGAGCCGGTGACCTTCGGCCTCAAGCTGGCGCAGGCCCATGCCGAGTTCAGCCGCAACCGCGCACGCCTTGTCCTCGCCCGCGAAGACGTCGCCACTTGCGCCATCTCGGGCGCGGTAGGCACATTCGCCAACGTCGACCCGGTGGTGGAAGAATACGTCGCCGAGAAGATGGGCCTGGGCATCGAGCCGGTCTCCACCCAGGTCATCCCGCGTGACCGCCATGCGATGTTCTTCGCCGTCCTGGGCGTGATCGCCAGCTCGATCGAGCGCCTTGCCGTCGAAGTGCGCCACCTCCAGCGCACCGAAGTCCTGGAGGCCGAGGAATACTTCTCGCCCGGCCAGAAGGGTTCGTCGGCAATGCCGCACAAGCGCAACCCGATCCTCACCGAGAACCTCACCGGCCTTGCCCGTCTCGTCCGTTCGGCCGTGGTGCCAGCGATGGAGAACGTGGCGCTCTGGCACGAGCGTGACATCTCGCACTCCTCGGTGGAGCGTTTCATCGGCCCCGATGCGACGATCACCCTCGATTTCGCTCTGGGCCGCCTGACCGGCGTGATCGACAAGCTGCTGATCTACCCTGCGCGCATGCAGAAGAACCTCGACCGCATGGGCGGCCTCGTCCACTCGCAGCGCGTGCTGCTGGCGCTGACCCAGGCCGGCCTGAGCCGCGACGACAGCTACCGCCTCGTCCAGCGCAACGCGATGAAGGTGTGGGAATCGGACGGCGAACTCAGCCTGCTCGAACTGCTCAAGGCTGATGCCGACGTAACCGCCGCGCTGCCGGTCGAAGTGATCGAGGACAAGTTCAACCTCGACTACCACTTTAAGCACGTCGACACGATCTTCGCGCGCGTGTTCGGCTAA
- a CDS encoding LapA family protein → MQIIRTITWIVVTAVLVAFIAMNWNRAPVNFWPLDNGNYIHFDWPVGLVALLFFGLGMLPVWAYLRAVRWRLNRRIAALENSLRATSAQTVGAPSMAPPEAAPATLLETPTDLTKS, encoded by the coding sequence ATGCAGATCATCCGCACCATTACGTGGATCGTCGTCACCGCGGTCCTGGTCGCGTTCATCGCCATGAACTGGAACCGGGCACCGGTGAACTTCTGGCCGCTCGACAACGGCAACTACATACATTTCGACTGGCCGGTCGGCCTCGTGGCCCTGCTGTTCTTCGGCCTGGGTATGCTGCCGGTATGGGCATACCTGCGCGCCGTGCGCTGGCGCCTGAACCGCCGCATCGCCGCCCTCGAAAACTCGCTGCGCGCCACCTCGGCCCAGACTGTGGGGGCCCCCTCGATGGCCCCGCCTGAGGCCGCGCCTGCAACTTTACTCGAAACTCCGACGGATCTCACGAAGTCATGA
- the pyrF gene encoding orotidine-5'-phosphate decarboxylase, with protein MNHNPVYLALDLPRLDAAEALARKVAGHIGGIKLGLEFFCAHGHHGVHELHKLGLPIFLDLKLHDIPNTVAGAMQAIHVLQPAIVTIHAAGGRAMMEDAKAAAGENCKVVAVTVLTSLDGDDLAAIGVKDEPHAQALRLADLAHSAGLDGIVCSGHEVGAVHKQWKDGYFVVPGLRPADGRVGDQKRTVTPREARDAGASVLVIGRPITRAEDPLAAAKAIEGTL; from the coding sequence ATGAACCACAATCCCGTCTACCTCGCCCTCGACCTTCCCCGCCTCGACGCCGCAGAGGCGCTGGCGCGCAAGGTCGCGGGCCATATCGGCGGGATCAAGCTGGGGCTGGAATTCTTCTGCGCCCACGGCCACCACGGCGTCCACGAATTGCACAAGCTGGGGCTGCCGATCTTCCTCGACCTCAAGCTGCACGACATCCCCAACACCGTCGCCGGCGCCATGCAGGCGATCCACGTCCTGCAACCCGCGATCGTCACCATCCACGCCGCCGGTGGCCGCGCCATGATGGAAGACGCCAAGGCCGCCGCCGGTGAAAACTGCAAGGTCGTCGCAGTCACCGTCCTCACCAGCCTCGACGGGGACGACCTTGCCGCCATCGGCGTGAAAGACGAACCCCACGCACAGGCATTGCGCCTCGCAGACCTCGCTCACTCGGCAGGCCTCGACGGTATCGTCTGCTCGGGCCACGAAGTCGGCGCCGTTCACAAGCAATGGAAGGACGGCTATTTCGTCGTCCCCGGCCTGCGCCCGGCAGACGGCAGGGTCGGCGACCAGAAACGCACCGTTACTCCGCGCGAGGCCCGCGATGCAGGCGCCAGCGTGCTGGTGATCGGCCGGCCCATTACCCGTGCGGAAGATCCGCTGGCTGCGGCCAAGGCGATCGAGGGTACTCTTTAA